A genome region from Mercenaria mercenaria strain notata chromosome 11, MADL_Memer_1, whole genome shotgun sequence includes the following:
- the LOC123531573 gene encoding breast cancer type 1 susceptibility protein homolog isoform X1 yields the protein MLEENEESLDFGSLSECVVVSVDEDSESVSKAKRQRVNRLRRSPKNKEKVLNDKSKDDTHSTDSLAKDIPENKEKVLSDKIKDNTHSIDRLSKDNESEVSGSIEIIPDTMAENDTAVNPLEDNDGNKIEKDLANIEEINIIRNENNKKKTKKLKILNTCSINQSSSQVIDLSSSSESVSGLENSGNCEKKSERSPAEKSSKRGKGESQARKLCNSSETVDVIGETDMTNTGISGSEKKENFENLKIKENCKMVTNKFKDPNCLRSPKERKKRKSGQSEKDDDSQNDIVRIRHLSGMLVSPQESLVLSGMKDSVEDIFQIDSEMPSVDLSPVEGTLGLEPNSPSLDLGTLDAPDSIVNYNSTKKRKGLDQSELTLHETEENLIYKNGVKTVNEKEQSDSINLSPENDIDLVKSKNEISLDQHSDSSPEEKRRRSNVKAVRGFSRKKRQSDIGQSQMSGSSSGNSVISRTPQALTSVKCKSPVAKFLSPKTAKSVQSKIFETGKQSEQNDTSHETNETDEISLGKKLKLKLVENSQVKQKQTDTPVKALKETNVSKYSPSLVKQKKEHEEKKEATFEPEVVELKHYDDEEDECVLSPNDLPDLDDENVAVNPDEEKVAVTVNPDFEITNDEQVRDKLSGRSKISPKLLLNSPDKVKNIVLKASSQNLSDRIENEYRTTIPETMSFDDDDDDEKCNHVKCDKTPTGPKTTENKQVNHVTEKVTSTGDDENSIDSSSSPDFTLDSSSDDEHPEEQALTEISKFDKIVEHSIDTGKSNVLQNVDRNESKNAKFSYEKTRKKRRHKGIEKESFVKTRTPEHGDIKDQDDHESSVKGIAPVNSEDMYSTRLDSSPASCEEVNIDSEPVIVESDLDGDESENDNDRGVGDKGGDFGTANEIMELDNEGADDDDSDESDAVVRRKGVKRAILSDSSSEDEEEGSRYMNMTSSSAFSSQSENLTTQERYSLEKEVERMAREMEAMKEQLRRSKEWNQSKQSDKKHSPNPVTVDDSDEDMIEANDSDNAAEDEDMFMSPPAITPGDLQMDDEETLDPAVVQDEENDVTDKGETVEQVDESLALPLESLTVPESDPSQLSRPGPVQGSDPSQSSHPKPVPESDPSQLSRPVLADLDTNISQSAAPNNKKPVGIVVTGLNVQQIQQTKKLAALTNAKFFTKFNDLVTHVIVKPADEDETICDRTLKFFQGIAKKCWIVNFFWVVDSRQVGHLLPEGPYEIQGDTANNEAHYGPRRSRLSGDKKLFKKFQFSLIGDNTFLSKDSMADLVETCGGDVCNMAHLGQGSRIPLVISCTDLDDEEEDLQFIVKHANDIYKGLGVVTVTREWILDSLTLYRVQPLQDYVVTDVPNLKLPRI from the exons ATGCTAGAAGAAAATGAGGAATCTTTAGATTTTGGTTCCTTGAGCGAATGTGTTGTTGTGAGTGTTGATGAGGACTCTGAAAGTGTAAGTAAAGCGAAGAGACAGAGAGTGAATAGGCTGCGGAGAAGTCCAAAGAATAAAGAGAAAGTGCTTAATGATAAAAGTAAGGATGACACGCACAGTACTGATAGTCTTGCAAAGGATATTCCAGAGAATAAAGAGAAAGTACTCAGTGACAAAATTAAGGATAACACACACAGTATTGATAGACTTAGTAAAGATAATGAATCTGAAGTGTCAGGAAGTATTGAAATAATTCCAGATACAATGGCAGAGAATGATACTGCTGTAAATCCACTTGAAGATAACGATGGTAATAAAATTGAAAAGGACCTAGCTAACATAGAAGAGATAAATATAATcagaaatgaaaacaataaaaagaaaactaaaaaattaaagattttaaatacatgtagtataaacCAGTCCTCTTCCCAAGTCATTGATCTAAGTTCCAGTTCTGAGTCTGTTTCAGGTTTGGAGAATAGTGGAAATTGTGAGAAAAAATCAGAGAGAAGTCCTGCAGAGAAAAGTAGCAAGAGGGGAAAAGGAGAATCACAGGCAAGAAAACTTTgtaattcttctgaaacagtggaTGTTATAGGTGAAACAGATATGACCAATACAGGTATTTCAGGGagtgaaaagaaagaaaactttgaaaatctgaaaataaaggAAAACTGCAAGATGGTGACTAATAAATTTAAAGATCCAAATTGTTTAAGAAGTCCAAAAgagagaaagaaaagaaaatccgGGCAGTCAGAAAAAGACGATGATTCTCAAAATGACATCGTTAGAATTAGGCATTTAAGTGGAATGTTAGTGTCTCCCCAAGAGTCGCTTGTTCTATCAGGTATGAAAGACTCAGTAGAAGATATATTTCAAATTGACTCTGAAATGCCATCAGTAGATCTAAGTCCAGTTGAAGGAACACTTGGACTAGAACCAAATAGTCCAAGTTTAGATTTAGGAACTTTAGATGCGCCAGATTCTATTGTAAATTATAACAgtacaaagaaaagaaaaggtcTAGATCAGTCAGAACTTACTTTGCATGAGACAGAAgagaatttaatttataaaaatggtgTAAAAACTGTGAATGAAAAAGAGCAGTCAGACTCTATAAACTTAAGTCCTGAAAATGATATTGATTTGGTCAAAAGCAAGAATGAGATCAGTTTGGACCAGCATTCTGACTCGAGCCCCGAAGAAAAGAGAAGGAGGTCAAATGTTAAAGCTGTGAGAGGTTTTTCAAGAAAGAAGAGACAGTCAGATATAGGACAGAGTCAGATGTCTGGCTCAAGTTCAGGGAATTCTGTCATCTCTAGAACACCCCAGGCATTGACCTCTGTAAAATGCAAGTCACCAGTTGCTAAATTTTTATCTCCAAAGACAGCAAAATCAGTCCAAAGTAAAATCTTTGAGACCGGGAAGCAGAGTGAACAGAATGATACAAGTCATGAAACAAATGAAACTGATGAAATTTCTTTAGGGAAGAAATTGAAACTAAAGCTTGTAGAGAACAGCCaggttaaacaaaaacaaacagacaCACCAGTAAAGGCACTGAAGGAGACTAATGTATCAAAGTACAGCCCATCTTTAGTGAAACAGAAAAAGGAACATGAAGAGAAAAAAGAAGCCACATTTGAACCAGAAGTTGTCGAGTTGAAACATTATGATGATGAGGAGGATGAATGTGTGCTCTCTCCAAATGACTTACCTGATCTTGATGATGAAAATGTGGCAGTAAATCCAGATGAGGAAAAGGTTGCTGTGACAGTAAATCCAGACTTTGAAATAACTAATGATGAACAAGTTCGAGATAAATTGTCTGGAAGATCAAAAATATCTCCGAAACTTTTATTGAACTCTCCTGACAAGGTAAAGAATATAGTTTTAAAGGCAAGCAGTCAAAATTTATCAGATAGAATTGAAAATGAATATAGAACAACTATTCCAGAAACTATGtcttttgatgatgatgatgatgatgagaaaTGTAACCATGTAAAATGTGACAAAACACCAACAGGGCCAAAgacaacagaaaacaaacaggTAAATCATGTGACTGAAAAGGTTACCTCTACTGGTGATGATGAAAACAGTATTGATTCTTCCTCAAGCCCAGACTTTACGTTGGACTCTTCTTCTGATGATGAACATCCAGAGGAACAAGCTTTAACTGAAATATCTAAGTTTGATAAGATTGTTGAGCATAGCATAGATACAGGAAAGTCAAATGTTCTTCAAAATGTAGACAGGAATGAGAGCAAAAATGCAAAGTTTAGTTATGAAAAAACTAGAAAGAAAAGAAGACATAAAGGTATTGAAAAGGAATCATTTGTTAAAACTAGGACTCCGGAACATGGGGACATAAAAGATCAAGACGATCATGAAAGTTCAGTGAAGGGAATAGCACCAGTCAATTCGGAAGATATGTATTCAACTAGGTTAGACAGCAGTCCAGCTTCATGCGAAGAAGTGAATATTGATTCAGAACCTGTGATAGTAGAATCTGATCTTGATGGTGATGAAAgtgaaaatgataatgatagaGGTGTGGGTGATAAGGGTGGTGATTTTGGAACAGCAAATGAAATCATGGAGTTAGATAATGAAGGggcagatgatgatgatagtgatgaatCAGATGCAGTTGTAAGAAGGAAAGGAGTGAAGAGAGCCATACTGAGTGACAGTAGCAGTGAAGATGAAG AAGAAGGTAGCAGATATATGAACATGACATCCTCCTCTGCATTCTCAAGCCAAAGTGAAAATCTCACTACCCAG gaAAGGTACTCTTTAGAGAAAGAGGTGGAGAGGATGGCCAGGGAGATGGAAGCTATGAAAGAACAGTTAAGGAGGAGTAAAGAATGGAACCAGTCGAAACAATCTG ACAAAAAACACTCGCCAAATCCAGTGACAGTAGATGACTCTGATGAAGATATGATTGAAGCCAATGACTCGGATAATGCTGCTGAAGATGAGGATATGTTTATGTCACCACCTGCAATCACACCAGGTGATCTACAGATGGACGATGAAGAAACTTTGGATCCAGCAGTTGTTCAGGATGAAGAGAATGATGTTACTGATAaag GAGAAACTGTAGAGCAGGTAGACGAGAGTCTAGCTCTGCCTCTTGAGAGTTTAACTGTACCAGAGTCTGACCCGAGCCAGTTATCTCGCCCAGGACCTGTACAAGGGTCAGACCCAAGCCAGTCATCTCATCCAAAACCTGTACCAGAGTCAGACCCGAGCCAGTTATCTCGCCCAGTTCTAGCTGACCTTGACACAAACATCTCACAATCAGCAGCACCAAACAACAAGAAACCAGTTGGCATTGTTGTCACTGGACTGAATGTGCAGCAAATA CAACAAACGAAGAAGCTAGCAGCATTAACTAATGCCAAATTTTTTACCAAATTCAATGATTTGGTCACACATGTTATAGTTAAACCAG cTGATGAAGATGAAACAATTTGTGACAGAACACTCAAGTTTTTCCAGGGTATAGCTAAGAAATGTTGGATTGTCAATTTCTTCTGGGTTGTAGACAGTAGGCAAGTCGGACATCTTCTCCCTGAG GGACCATATGAGATTCAAGGAGATACAGCTAACAATGAAGCTCACTATGGCCCAAGGAGGTCAAGGCTTTCTGGAGATAAAAAGTTGTTCAAGAAGTTCCAGTTTTCACTCATAGGTGATAACACATTCCTTTCAAAAG ATTCTATGGCAGATTTGGTAGAAACTTGTGGTGGTGATGTCTGTAACATGGCACATCTAGGGCAAGGGTCTAGAATTCCGCTTGTGATCTCGTGCACTGATTTAGATGATGAAGAAGAGGACCTACAGTTTATTGTCAAGCATGCAAACG ATATATATAAAGGACTTGGGGTAGTCACTGTTACCCGTGAGTGGATATTAGACAGTCTGACGTTATACAGGGTTCAGCCACTACAAGATTATGTTGTAACAGATGTACCAAATTTAAAGCTACCTCGGATATAA